Genomic segment of Oceanipulchritudo coccoides:
TATCCTGATCGCCGTGGGTATCCCGATCCTTGGGTTTGTCACCTGGCAGCACGGGCCGTGGTTCGGCATGCTGGTACTGGCGGCGGGTATGTCCGTGCTGCGCTGGCCTGTGATCTATCTGGGGCGCTGGATCAAAAGCAAAGCCTCGCGGTAACCGCCGGATATGCAACAAATGCCACAGGTCCGGGGCCAATTGACGCCGCAG
This window contains:
- a CDS encoding DUF2484 family protein, yielding ILIAVGIPILGFVTWQHGPWFGMLVLAAGMSVLRWPVIYLGRWIKSKASR